The proteins below are encoded in one region of Homo sapiens chromosome 2, GRCh38.p14 Primary Assembly:
- the DNMT3A gene encoding DNA (cytosine-5)-methyltransferase 3A isoform X9: MNAVEENQGPGESQKVEEASPPAVQQPTDPASPTVATTPEPVGSDAGDKNATKAGDDEPEYEDGRGFGIGELVWGKLRGFSWWPGRIVSWWMTGRSRAAEGTRWVMWFGDGKFSVVCVEKLMPLSSFCSAFHQATYNKQPMYRKAIYEVLQVASSRAGKLFPVCHDSDESDTAKAVEVQNKPMIEWALGGFQPSGPKGLEPPEEEKNPYKEVYTDMWVEPEAAAYAPPPPAKKPRKSTAEKPKVKEIIDERTRERLVYEVRQKCRNIEDICISCGSLNVTLEHPLFVGGMCQNCKNCFLECAYQYDDDGYQSYCTICCGGREVLMCGNNNCCRCFCVECVDLLVGPGAAQAAIKEDPWNCYMCGHKGTYGLLRRREDWPSRLQMFFANNHDQEFDPPKVYPPVPAEKRKPIRVLSLFDGIATGLLVLKDLGIQVDRYIASEVCEDSITVGMVRHQGKIMYVGDVRSVTQKHIQEWGPFDLVIGGSPCNDLSIVNPARKGLYEGTGRLFFEFYRLLHDARPKEGDDRPFFWLFENVVAMGVSDKRDISRFLEVQNSHLY, translated from the exons ATGAATGCTGTGGAAGAAAACCAGGGGCCCGGGGAGTCTCAGAAGGTGGAGGAGGCCAGCCCTCCTGCTGTGCAGCAGCCCACTGACCCCGCATCCCCCACTGTGGCTACCACGCCTGAGCCCGTGGGGTCCGATGCTGGGGACAAGAATGCCACCAAAGCAGGCGATGACGAGCCAGAGTACGAG GACGGCCGGGGCTTTGGCATTGGGGAGCTGGTGTGGGGGAAACTGCGGGGCTTCTCCTGGTGGCCAGGCCGCATTGTGTCTTGGTGGATGACGGGCCGGAGCCGAGCAGCTGAAGGCACCCGCTGGGTCATGTGGTTCGGAGACGGCAAATTCTCAGTG GTGTGTGTTGAGAAGCTGATGCCGCTGAGCTCGTTTTGCAGTGCGTTCCACCAGGCCACGTACAACAAGCAGCCCATGTACCGCAAAGCCATCTACGAGGTCCTGCAG GTGGCCAGCAGCCGCGCGGGGAAGCTGTTCCCGGTGTGCCACGACAGCGATGAGAGTGACACTGCCAAGGCCGTGGAGGTGCAGAACAAGCCCATGATTGAATGGGCCCTGGGGGGCTTCCAGCCTTCTGGCCCTAAgggcctggagccaccagaag AAGAGAAGAATCCCTACAAAGAAGTGTACACGGACATGTGGGTGGAACCTGAGGCAGCTGCCTACGCACCACCTCCACCAGCCAAAAAGCCCCGGAAGAGCACAGCGGAGAAGCCCAAGGTCAAGGAGATTATTGATGAGCGCACAAGAG AGCGGCTGGTGTACGAGGTGCGGCAGAAGTGCCGGAACATTGAGG ACATCTGCATCTCCTGTGGGAGCCTCAATGTTACCCTGGAACACCCCCTCTTCGTTGGAGGAATGTGCCAAAACTGCAAG AACTGCTTTCTGGAGTGTGCGTACCAGTACGACGACGACGGCTACCAGTCCTACTGCACCATCTGCTGTGGGGGCCGTGAGGTGCTCATGTGCGGAAACAACAACTGCTGCAG GTGCTTTTGCGTGGAGTGTGTGGACCTCTTGGTGGGGCCGGGGGCTGCCCAGGCAGCCATTAAGGAAGACCCCTGGAACTGCTACATGTGCGGGCACAAGGGTACCTACGGGCTGCTGCGGCGGCGAGAGGACTGGCCCTCCCGGCTCCAGATGTTCTTCGCTAATAACCACGACCAGGAATTT GACCCTCCAAAGGTTTACCCACCTGTCCCAGCTGAGAAGAGGAAGCCCATCCGGGTGCTGTCTCTCTTTGATGGAATCGCTACAG GGCTCCTGGTGCTGAAGGACTTGGGCATTCAGGTGGACCGCTACATTGCCTCGGAGGTGTGTGAGGACTCCATCACGGTGGGCATGGTGCGGCACCAGGGGAAGATCATGTACGTCGGGGACGTCCGCAGCGTCACACAGAAGCAT ATCCAGGAGTGGGGCCCATTCGATCTGGTGATTGGGGGCAGTCCCTGCAATGACCTCTCCATCGTCAACCCTGCTCGCAAGGGCCTCTACG AGGGCACTGGCCGGCTCTTCTTTGAGTTCTACCGCCTCCTGCATGATGCGCGGCCCAAGGAGGGAGATGATCGCCCCTTCTTCTGGCTCTTTGAGAATGTGGTGGCCATGGGCGTTAGTGACAAGAGGGACATCTCGCGATTTCTCGAG GTACAAAATAGCCACCTGTACTAG